ATACAAAGCCCTCTCCCAGGTCGGCATCACCGTCGGCGACGGAGCGAAGCTGACGCTCAACGAAGACCGCCTCCGATCGACGCTGCAGAACGACCGCGCTGCGGTGGAAGAGCTGTTCACGTTACGCCGAACCGAAGAAGATGAAGAAGGCGTACGCACCATCGTCGCTGCAGGCATGGGTGTGAAGTTCGATCAGTTGCTGGATCGGCTAACGCATCCGGAGTACGGCCCGGTGGAGTCGCGGTTGAACACACTCGACCGCCAGACCACGATGAACGAGCGCCGCATGGAAGCGATGGAGCAGTCGGTCGCCTCCCGACGCCAACGTTTGGAGCGTCAGTTTCTCGCGATGGAAATGGCGCTGGGCCAGATGCAGGGCCAGATGGACGCGCTCATGGGCATGCAGACCATGATGATGAACATGAACAACCAGCAGCGTCGCCGATAGTGCGGGTTGAATCCAAGCTCCATGTTTAGCCCACGCGCCCACGCGTGGGCGCGTGGGCTAAACGCTGGTCGTCAATTTTCCGCGTGCATCACTGCCGGGTTGATGCCCTGGTCCTGACACCAGGCCTCGTACGCGGCGGGGAGGATTTCGCTGGGCTTGATTTCGCTGCGGCCGCCCCAGAAGACATTTGTGTAGCCCACGTCGATGCCCGCCTCGGCGAGGTGTTCGTCGATGGCTTTTTTATGGGCGAGCAGCAGGTCTTTGTCGAGGCCGTGGGCGACGCCCATGATGTTGACGTTGCGGAATTCCGGGCCGCCTTCGCGCCAGTAGGCGTGGGTCATCACATGGTGTCGGCCGACTTCCTGCCCGGCTTCCATCTCCCGGCCGGGCGGGACCTGCCAGTGGAACAAGGCGTTGAAGCGGGTGACGCGCTGCTGGCCGGCGACGGCTTTGACGTGTTCGAGGAAGGTGGAGAACCGCCCCACCACGCCGCGCTCGTTCAACTGTCTTGCGACGCTGAGAAACTCGTCGTATTCAACGCCAGCTTCCTCGGCTCGCTTCCGCCACGGCTCGGCGACGATCTCGTCGCAGTCGAACTCACGCTTCAGCGCGGCGAGCACCTGCCATTCGCGATCGTTGAGCTGGACGATGTCCGTGTCAATGACCTTGCCAGGCTCGTCCGTGCGCGAGCCGGGCTCGAGCGTGCGTCGGCGGATGTGTCCGACGCCGAGGCTGAAGAGCTTTTTCGCCGGCATGAGGCGATAGCCCGCTGCGCCGGTGTGCTGCATGAGCAGTCGGCAGTGCTTGTCCATGTCGTAGCCCTGGGGGACTTTGAGGGTGGTCCAGAGCTTGTACTGCGAGCCGGGCGACGCGGGGTCGGCGGAGCGGACGACGACGTGGCCGGAGAACGGGTCCTGCTGGAACATCCAGTCGAAGGCGTGGTTGAGCTTCTCGGCCGAGACTTCCCATGCGACCAGCGCCCCCGGCGCGAGGCTGGTGGTGAGCATGGTCTGGCGGACGCGGCGGATGACGCCGGCGTCGAGCATGGCACGGACGCGGTCGATGACGACGTCCAGCTCCAGCTCGGCGAGGTCGGCGATGTGCTGGAACGGGCGCTCGACGAAGCCTGCCACGCGGTCTTCGGACACGGCGAGGATGCGGGCGTTGATCGGGTCGTCCACGGCGAGGGGGGGAGCTTGCTGAGACATATCGCGGGCATTGTAGGCAAACAGCGACCGGCGGGGCAGGCAGGCCATTCTCACATGAACCCTTGGCCGCGATGCTCTATACTCCACGCTCAGCTTTACGCGGGCGGGGGCCGGCAATGGAAGGGCAGCGTTTTATGGATATGTACAAGCAATGGGCCGACCTCGGCCAGGCGGACGAAGCGATCAGCCAGGCCGATGCGCTGGCGATTCTTCACGGCGAGCGTGACGGCGAACCGATCGAGCTGCTGCCGCTGCTGGAGGCGGCCGGGGCCGTGCGTCGGCGTTACTTTGGCAACACGGTGACGGCTCACATTCTCGACAACGTGCAGAACGGCGCGTGTCCGGAGGATTGCAACTACTGCGGGCAGTCGAAGATTTCCGACTCGCCGATCAAGCCTTACAAGATCAAGCCGGTGGACGAGATTGTCGCTGAGGCAAAGCAGGCGAAAGAGGCGGGGGCGTGGCGGTTCTGCATGGCGTTATCCGGTCGCGGGCCGGACGATCGCGACATCGAACACATGGGCGAAGCCATCCGCCGCATCAGCGACATGGGCCTGCGGACATGTCTCAGTGCCGGGCTGATGGATGACGCGAAGGCGAAGTCGCTCAAGTCGGCCGGGCTCGATCGACTGAACCACAACCTCAACACGTCGGAAAAGCATTATCCGTCGATCTGCACGACGCATACCTATGAAGACCGCATGAACACGCTGCGGGCCGCGCGCGAAGCGGGGCTGGGCACGTGCAGCGGGCTGATCGCCGGCATGGGCGAGGGGTATGAGGACCTGGTGTCGGTGGCGTTCGAGTTGCGGAAGCTGGGGTCGGAGTCGATCCCGGTGAACTTCCTGCTGCCGATCGAGGGCAATCCGCTGCTGGACTCGGCGTGCGAGGGGCAGGCGTTGAACCCGCAACTTGTGCTGCGAATTTTGTGCATGGTTCGGCTGGTGAACCCGACCGCCGAGGTGCGCGTCGGGGCGGGGCGGGAGCATCATCTGCGTTCGATGCAGTCGTTCGCGCTCTGGCCGGCCAACTCGCTGTTTGTCGACGGCTACCTGCTGACGGAAGGATCGGAGGCGGCGGCGACGTTTCAGATGATCCGCGACGCCGGCTACGAACTGGCGGTGGAAGGCGGCCAAGCGCCACAGGCGATGGATGCCGCGGCCGCGGCCACAGCTGGCGCGGCCGCGACGAAGGCACAGGGTTGCTGCGGCAGTGGCCACGGCAATGGCGGCGGTGGTGCTGGCAGCAGTCGGCCGACGGTGAATGATGGGTTGCCTCGATTGAAGTCGACGGTGACCGACGGCAAGCGTTTCGTGCCCGCGGGCGAGGTTCGGCTGCCGCAACGCTGAGCGAGTGAGCGAGATTGCACATGAGTACAGGTGAAGCACTGGAACTTGGGCTGACGTTCGCCGTGGTGGGCATGGTGGTGGTATTCGCTGTGCTGGGCACGATCGCACTGCTGATCAGCCTGCTGAACCGTTGGTCAGATCAACTGGACGAAAAGAACGCCCCGGCGGTCACGGCCGCCGCACCGGCGGGCGGGATCGACAGCCAGACGCTGGCGGTCATCGCAGCGGCGGCGACGGCAGCGATCAAGCGGCCCGTACGGGTTCGCGAGGTGAAGGTGCACGAATAAAAAGGCAACGACCAACGCATCGCCGACGACCATGACGCGAAAGCCAACGCGAGCGAGACATCAGGGGTAGGGCGCCTCGAACGAGGTGGTACGGAATATCAAGCGAAACAGGATCGATTCATGAAACTGCGAATCACGGTGCAGGGAACGGCGTACGACGTAGATGTCCAGGTGCTCGACGATAGCGGCGGCGGGGCACCCCCGGCCGCGGCCGCTTCGACGGCCCCCGCTTCGCCAGCCCCCGCGCCGGCGGGCGGGACGGCCCAGGACATCACCGCCCCGATCGCCGGCACGGTCGCGTCCATCCCCGTCAGCGTCGGCGACAGCGTCGGGGCGGGCGACACCGTCATCGTCCTCGAAGCGATGAAGATGGAATCCAACATCGACGCCCCCGGCCCCGGCACGGTCAAGCAACTGCTTGTCAAAGTCGGCGACACCGTCACGCAAGGCCAGGTGCTCGCGAAGCTCGGCTGATGTCATTTGGTGATCTGGCGATTCGGTGATGTGGTGATGTGAAATACATCGCCGATGCACCCGCCAGACCGAGAGGGACGTTCGCACACCGCGCGGGAACTTCGCCAAATCACCAATTCACCAGATCACCAAATAAAACATGCAAATTTTCGACTTCCTCCGCACCTACCTGCTCGACTCCGGCTTCGGCCAGTTCCACTGGACCAACGCCGTGATGATCGCCATTGGCCTGACCTTCATCACGCTGGCGATCCGCAAAGGGTTCGAGCCGTTGCTGCTCGTGCCCATCGGCTTCGGCATCCTGCTGGGCAACATTCCCTACGACGCGAGCAAGCTGCCGCTGAGCGTCTACGACGGACCGGTCTCGCAAGCCAACCTCGACTACTACCAGTTTGACATTGAAGCGGTCACGCTCGCGCAAGGCCCGTACGCCGGCGAAGCGGTCGATCTCCACACCGCGCTCGAACAACTCAACCTCCAGGCCATCGACAGTCATTCGGCGTTGATGACACTGGTCAGCGCGTCGCAGCGCATCGACCTCGTCGACGTCGAACGTGTGCACATCGAGTCCGACGCGCGTCGTCTTGCCGAGATGGGGCAAGCCGTCATGCTCAACACCTACAGCATGCTCACGCCCCGCCGCGCGATCGACGATTCGCTCACCGGGCATGCGATTGTCAGCTACGGGCAGGGGCGACATTTCTTCGCTGCCGGCGACTATGCGGCCGAGGATCGCTATCCGGAAATGTGGAGCCTGCGCAAGCAGGACCCGTGGAACGCGAGCGTGCTCTGGTGGCTGTTCGCGGGCGTGGGGCTGGGCATTTATCCGCCGCTGATCTTCCTGGGCATCGGCGCATTGACCGACTTCGGCCCGATGCTCGCCAACCCGCGTACGCTGCTGCTCGGCGCTGCGGCACAGTTCGGCATCTTCGGCGCGCTGATCGGTGCGATGGTGCTCGGCTTCACACCGGGACAGGCCGCGTCCATCGGCATCATCGGCGGTGCGGACGGCCCGACCGCCATCTTCACCACCGCACAGCTCGCGCCGGAACTCATCGGCGCGGTGGCGCTGGCGGCCTATGCATATATGGCCCTGGTCCCCATCATTCAGCCGCCGATCATCAAGCTGCTGACCACGCGCAAAGAACGGCTGATCCGCATGGAGCAGGTCCGCCCCGTCTCCAAGCGCGTCAAAGTCCTGTTCCCCATCATCGGCTTCCTGCTGACGGCGATGATCGCCCCCGGCGGGCTGCCGCTGCTGGGCATGCTCTTCTTCGGCAACCTGCTGCGTGAGTGCATGGTCACGGATCGCCTGGCCAAGACCGCCGGCTCGACGTTTATCGACATCGTCACCATCCTGCTGGGCATCACCGTCGGTGCGAAGACCACGGCCGGCTACTTCCTCACGCTCGAAACGATCTACATCTTCGTGCTGGGCATCATCGCCTTCGCCACCGCCACGGCCGTGGGCGTGCTGTTCGGCAAGCTGATGAACGTGATGAGCAAGCATCCGATCAACCCGATGATCGGCGCCGCCGGCGTGTCGGCTGTGCCGATGTCCGCTCGCGTGGTGCATCGGCTCGGCCAGCAGGAAGACCCGCAGAACTACCTGCTCATGCACGCGATGGGCCCGAACTTCGCCGGCGTCATCGGCTCCGCCGTCGCGGCCGGCGTGCTGCTGAGCCAGTTGGCGGGGTGAGGAAGTTTCTCGTTTCGAGTTTCCAGTTTCGAGTTGCACTTAGCGGCTCCAAAACGCATAACTAGAAACTCGGAACTCGAAACTGGAAACGATGCGAAGCATCCATCACGACACCCTCGACTCGACCAGCGATGAAGCCCGTCGCATGTTGTCGTGTCATCCCGGCGAGGTGCTGCTGATCACGGCCGGGCAGCAGACCCGCGGCCGCGGGCGGCGGGGACGCACGTGGCATTCGCCGCGCGGCGGGGTGTGGTTGAGCCTTGCCTGGCCAACCAAACGCGAGCCAACGCACTACACCGCCGCGCCACTGATCGCGGCTTTGGCGACGTGGCATACGCTGATGGGTTGCATCGGCGATCATGAAGCGAAACGCGAAGCACAACTGCGCATCAAGTGGCCGAACGACCTGCTGCTCGACGGCCGCAAGCTCGCAGGCATCCTCTGCGAACAGGCGATGGAGCATAGTGCCCTCATCGTCGGCGTCGGCGTCAACGCGAACTTCGCAGCGAGCGATCTGCCCACCAACGTTCGGCAGCCGACCACCACACTCCGCGACGCACTCGGCCACGCCGTCGACCTGCCAGCTTTCACCAACCGCCTTGCCCAAGCGCTGGAGGCAGCGCTGGCCGACCTCGAACGCGACGGTTTTACGGACGACACCCGCCTTGCGATCGAGCAGCGTCTCACCATGCTCGGTCAGTGCATCGCGCTGCGCGCCGCCGACCGTGTCGTGCAAGGCAACGTGCAAGGCCTCGCACCCGACGGCGGCCTCCTGCTCGACGTCGCCGGTGAACAGCAGGTTTTCACCGTCGGCGAAGTGCAGCAGACACAACAGGCATAACTGCATCGCGGGCGAATGTCTCCGACGGGCTTCCGCGAAGTGCTCAATCATGACCCTGCGGTAGCCAATCAGCGATCCCACGGCCAAAACAATCGGCACGTAAATGTTAGAATGACCAATCCGAATCCGACTTTGGAAAGTTGTCTCCGCAGACCGTAATTATTTTCGCCTCAACATGGGACTGAGCATGACATCCGGACGGCAAACAGTCGCCTCGCCAGCAACAGAAACTTTGGCATTTCCCACCGCATCACGCACGCGCCGCCGTTGGCCGCTGCTCGCGGTCGCCTGCCTCTGCTGCTTCGCAGGTTGTGAAGAGTCGGACATCCAGACCTACCAGGCCCCGCGCGATCCCGAACAGCCGCGCACGACCCAGGCGCAGCCAACCGACGAGGGCCAGGCCGCCACCGACGCGCCGCGCACCGCGTCGCCAGATCGCGATGCCAACGCCGCAACCGGCCCCGATCAACCCGCCGACATGACATGGTCCGCCCCGGACGGCTGGCAGCGCTCGTCCGAATCGCAACCCATGCGACTGGCCACCTACTACACCGGCGAAGGCGACAACGCCCTGGAAGTCGCCGTCTCCGCATTCCCCGGCGAAGTCGGCGGCGCGCTGGCCAACATCAACCGCTGGCGCGAACAGCTCGGCCTCGATCCGCTGGCCGAAGACGATTGGCAAGATCACGTCGACGCCTTCGGTGAAGAAGACGGCGTGCACGGCTACACCCTCCGCATCGACGCCGACGCCGAAGTCATCGGCCCCCACGGCATGCTCGCCGCCATCATCCGCAGCCCCCACTCCCAACGAACTCACTTCGTCCGCGCCCTCGGCCAGGCCGACCAGCTCGACGCACACGAAGACGACGTCGTCGCTTT
The Phycisphaerales bacterium AB-hyl4 genome window above contains:
- the bioB gene encoding biotin synthase BioB — translated: MDMYKQWADLGQADEAISQADALAILHGERDGEPIELLPLLEAAGAVRRRYFGNTVTAHILDNVQNGACPEDCNYCGQSKISDSPIKPYKIKPVDEIVAEAKQAKEAGAWRFCMALSGRGPDDRDIEHMGEAIRRISDMGLRTCLSAGLMDDAKAKSLKSAGLDRLNHNLNTSEKHYPSICTTHTYEDRMNTLRAAREAGLGTCSGLIAGMGEGYEDLVSVAFELRKLGSESIPVNFLLPIEGNPLLDSACEGQALNPQLVLRILCMVRLVNPTAEVRVGAGREHHLRSMQSFALWPANSLFVDGYLLTEGSEAAATFQMIRDAGYELAVEGGQAPQAMDAAAAATAGAAATKAQGCCGSGHGNGGGGAGSSRPTVNDGLPRLKSTVTDGKRFVPAGEVRLPQR
- a CDS encoding OadG family transporter subunit; the encoded protein is MSTGEALELGLTFAVVGMVVVFAVLGTIALLISLLNRWSDQLDEKNAPAVTAAAPAGGIDSQTLAVIAAAATAAIKRPVRVREVKVHE
- the fliD gene encoding flagellar filament capping protein FliD encodes the protein YKALSQVGITVGDGAKLTLNEDRLRSTLQNDRAAVEELFTLRRTEEDEEGVRTIVAAGMGVKFDQLLDRLTHPEYGPVESRLNTLDRQTTMNERRMEAMEQSVASRRQRLERQFLAMEMALGQMQGQMDALMGMQTMMMNMNNQQRRR
- a CDS encoding sodium ion-translocating decarboxylase subunit beta; translation: MIAIGLTFITLAIRKGFEPLLLVPIGFGILLGNIPYDASKLPLSVYDGPVSQANLDYYQFDIEAVTLAQGPYAGEAVDLHTALEQLNLQAIDSHSALMTLVSASQRIDLVDVERVHIESDARRLAEMGQAVMLNTYSMLTPRRAIDDSLTGHAIVSYGQGRHFFAAGDYAAEDRYPEMWSLRKQDPWNASVLWWLFAGVGLGIYPPLIFLGIGALTDFGPMLANPRTLLLGAAAQFGIFGALIGAMVLGFTPGQAASIGIIGGADGPTAIFTTAQLAPELIGAVALAAYAYMALVPIIQPPIIKLLTTRKERLIRMEQVRPVSKRVKVLFPIIGFLLTAMIAPGGLPLLGMLFFGNLLRECMVTDRLAKTAGSTFIDIVTILLGITVGAKTTAGYFLTLETIYIFVLGIIAFATATAVGVLFGKLMNVMSKHPINPMIGAAGVSAVPMSARVVHRLGQQEDPQNYLLMHAMGPNFAGVIGSAVAAGVLLSQLAG
- a CDS encoding Lrp/AsnC family transcriptional regulator produces the protein MSQQAPPLAVDDPINARILAVSEDRVAGFVERPFQHIADLAELELDVVIDRVRAMLDAGVIRRVRQTMLTTSLAPGALVAWEVSAEKLNHAFDWMFQQDPFSGHVVVRSADPASPGSQYKLWTTLKVPQGYDMDKHCRLLMQHTGAAGYRLMPAKKLFSLGVGHIRRRTLEPGSRTDEPGKVIDTDIVQLNDREWQVLAALKREFDCDEIVAEPWRKRAEEAGVEYDEFLSVARQLNERGVVGRFSTFLEHVKAVAGQQRVTRFNALFHWQVPPGREMEAGQEVGRHHVMTHAYWREGGPEFRNVNIMGVAHGLDKDLLLAHKKAIDEHLAEAGIDVGYTNVFWGGRSEIKPSEILPAAYEAWCQDQGINPAVMHAEN
- a CDS encoding biotin--[acetyl-CoA-carboxylase] ligase, coding for MRSIHHDTLDSTSDEARRMLSCHPGEVLLITAGQQTRGRGRRGRTWHSPRGGVWLSLAWPTKREPTHYTAAPLIAALATWHTLMGCIGDHEAKREAQLRIKWPNDLLLDGRKLAGILCEQAMEHSALIVGVGVNANFAASDLPTNVRQPTTTLRDALGHAVDLPAFTNRLAQALEAALADLERDGFTDDTRLAIEQRLTMLGQCIALRAADRVVQGNVQGLAPDGGLLLDVAGEQQVFTVGEVQQTQQA
- a CDS encoding acetyl-CoA carboxylase biotin carboxyl carrier protein subunit, coding for MKLRITVQGTAYDVDVQVLDDSGGGAPPAAAASTAPASPAPAPAGGTAQDITAPIAGTVASIPVSVGDSVGAGDTVIVLEAMKMESNIDAPGPGTVKQLLVKVGDTVTQGQVLAKLG